The Leptospira saintgironsiae genome contains the following window.
AAATTAGTCCAGTGCTAGATCTTGCGTCGAATTCCTGCTCTTCGAATTTGGGCGAGATATTCAAATTAAATCGTTCGGAAATTAATTTCCATCGTAATTTGTAGGAATTCCCAGTTTGGTCGCTTTTCCAGGTCTTATCTTCCGGAACAAATTTCAGATCGTTTTCATTTTCTAAAGAGATTACTTTTCCATCTGGAGAACGATAAGTCCCGAAAGTTTCCACATCTCCGGATCTGTTCTTAAAATTGAATGCCATGATATCGGAGCCATCTTCCATTTGGATACAGATCCAGTCCCAGGAAATGTCTTTGGAAGAAAGATCAAATGCAGCCTCGGTTCCTTCTGGACTACTCCATTCATGGTCCATCCAACTTGTGCCTGATTTGACATGATATTCTTTTCCTTCCAGATAAAGAGAACCCTTGGTTTCTAAACGAGGGATGCTATAATAATAAGAGAAAAATTTAGGATTCTTTCTGCTCTTGAGTGACTTTCCGTTTTTGCCGTGGATAAGAATATTTTTTGGTTTGGCGCTCAGCTCTAATTCTAAACCGAAGCCAGAGTCTGTTCTTGGAAAAGCAGAGATTCTAAAATCCGCAGGACCTGTGACTTCCATACGATAGTCTCCGCTCCATAAGTTGCTCTTGTCTTGGCCTGCAACTCCCCCTAATTCTCTTTCGATGGTTTGGGAGATTTTATGTTTTTCGTCTTCCAGATCAGAGATTGCAAAGTGAACAGGATACAATGCAACTTTAGGTCCAAGGTAAGCTCGGAAGAAGCTTAATTCATATCCTAATTCTTTACCTTCTTCCGTATCTAAGATACCGATGAAATAACACCATTCTACTCTGTATCCTTTATGGAAAAAGTGGTCTTGGGGAAATTTAAAACTTTTGCCTTGGCTTTCTTTTAGATCGGTTTTAGGGGCTGCGAACCCGCTTCCGCTCGTGATTAGGAACATAGATGAGAACAGAGCTAAAACTAGGATCGCGGAGGTTCTATTTGGTCTTGCGACTTTATTTTTTAAAAATTGAAAGGGCATATATTGTCCTTATTATTCTGTCGGACAAAGTCCTGAGAAATTAGACCCGACCATGGTTTCTTTTTCTTTTTAACTATTCAATCGATTCGTTTTTTTTATTATTAGATTTGGAGAAGATCCTAAAATTTAAAACAAGTCGTGTGATCCTGGATCTGTTTATAAAGGCGGGATTGATGTTATGGCGAATCCAAAACCTCGAAGCGAAAGACAAAAAGTCAAAAAATTCCTGCAGTACCTATTTGCGAGAATATTGGTAGGCACACTTTCTATATTCCCTTACGTTCTTAGGGGAAAAATCCTATTTTATATCATTCGATTCCTGGCCAAAACGACAGGTGCTACCAAAAAAAGGATCGAAAGACATGTCCGAACTGCTTTCCCTCAAATATCCGAATTAGAGATACAAGAGTATATTCTTCATAACCTCAGAAATCTTTCTCATATGGCTAACGAGTTCTGTGAAGAACCTAGAATGAACAGAAAGTTCATAGATAAATGGGTGAGCTTCTTACCAGATAAAGAAACTCACACTAGACTATTTGAGAAGGGCGGGATCTTAGTTTTAGGTCATTTAGGAAATTGGGAAACTATGGGAGTTTCCATTTGTTACACAGCCCCTAAAAACGATCTATACGTATTCGCAAAAAGACAATCCAATCCTTGGTCCAACGCCTGGATCGAGAAAAATCGAGCTTCTCAAAGAATTAAATTGGTTTATACGGATGAAAGTCCTAGAAAGGCTCTGACTTTGTTGAAGCAAGGAAAGTTAGTCGCCTTTATCTCGGACCAGGACGCAGGCAATACAGGCTCCTTCTTTCCTTTTTTAGGAAATATGGCTTCTAC
Protein-coding sequences here:
- a CDS encoding lipocalin-like domain-containing protein, with product MPFQFLKNKVARPNRTSAILVLALFSSMFLITSGSGFAAPKTDLKESQGKSFKFPQDHFFHKGYRVEWCYFIGILDTEEGKELGYELSFFRAYLGPKVALYPVHFAISDLEDEKHKISQTIERELGGVAGQDKSNLWSGDYRMEVTGPADFRISAFPRTDSGFGLELELSAKPKNILIHGKNGKSLKSRKNPKFFSYYYSIPRLETKGSLYLEGKEYHVKSGTSWMDHEWSSPEGTEAAFDLSSKDISWDWICIQMEDGSDIMAFNFKNRSGDVETFGTYRSPDGKVISLENENDLKFVPEDKTWKSDQTGNSYKLRWKLISERFNLNISPKFEEQEFDARSSTGLIYWEGAVKVGGDIDGKSVKGKGYLELKPFR
- a CDS encoding lysophospholipid acyltransferase family protein, which codes for MANPKPRSERQKVKKFLQYLFARILVGTLSIFPYVLRGKILFYIIRFLAKTTGATKKRIERHVRTAFPQISELEIQEYILHNLRNLSHMANEFCEEPRMNRKFIDKWVSFLPDKETHTRLFEKGGILVLGHLGNWETMGVSICYTAPKNDLYVFAKRQSNPWSNAWIEKNRASQRIKLVYTDESPRKALTLLKQGKLVAFISDQDAGNTGSFFPFLGNMASTFLGPATFSRMTDVPILFCSSWYDKTGKLYFHVEEFEKPNLDPRKDPELWEREFTYKWVKRLEEEVYKHPGDYFWLHRRWHTKPENKEELDKFWKEFKSSSERSKV